The following coding sequences lie in one Homalodisca vitripennis isolate AUS2020 chromosome X, UT_GWSS_2.1, whole genome shotgun sequence genomic window:
- the LOC124369846 gene encoding piggyBac transposable element-derived protein 1-like, with translation MSHCRLRRHNNTTSLLPPDDSEDSLVDDSDEDPDYTPGRDKKNKLALFLNNAASSSDVTDEDEENIPSTSTATKKKIPKKPAPAWNEVNPDNSEKPSPPMLELSNEHVLQSPVDYFKDFFDNDLLTLIATQSNLYSVQKNPNKPLNTSEKEVEQFIGICIYMSIYGLPRSRMYWNGNTRVEKVAHVMSRNRWEELKANLHFNNNDHMPLQNDPNKDRLFKIRPLVDALQNKFKNIPIEEQMLCVDEQIVPFKGTSLLKQYNPMKPHKWGYKLFVLCDSKGLIHNFEIYTGRILPATSLPDIGASSNVVLRLVEHLPRNENKFLIYFDNWYSSPALLVTLANIGFQSLGTIRLGRFPGLLFSSDQEMKKKGRGSYEEKEATIDGVKIRAVKWLDNRGVSLASTFESACPINTVQRFDSKGREQIDVTCPKIVTTYNKFMGGVDLLDGLISYYRINLRSRKFYLRFFFHFVDVSIVNGWLLFRRDCQHNGIAKQGVMDLLAFRCEVAESLCNLGADPIKRGRPSTDRVENEFSKKKKKGPCVNIPIPDVRKDGVGHWPSVVEDRQRCKHPFCKQKSSIMCEKCKVHLCLNKGKNCFVDFHL, from the exons atgTCACATTGTCGACTAAGAAGACATAACAACACAACTTCGCTTTTACCCCCCGATGACAGTGAAGACAGTTTGGTGGATGACTCAGATGAGGATCCAGATTACACCCCTGGCCGTGACAAAAAGAACAAGTTAgccttatttt tgaaCAATGCAGCGAGCTCCAGTGATGTCACAGATGAAGACGAAGAGAACATCCCTTCAACGTCTACAGCcacaaaaaagaagattccaaaaaaaccAGCACCTGCTTGGAATGAAGTGAATCCAGATAACAGTGAGAAACCTTCTCCGCCAATGCTAGAATTAAGTAACGAACATGTACTTCAGTCTCCAGTTGActacttcaaagatttttttgacaATGACCTTTTAACTTTGATTGCTACTCAGTCAAACTTGTATAGTGTCCAAAAAAATCCGAATAAACCCTTGAATACCTCAGAGAAGGAAGTAGAGCAGTTTATAGGCATTTGCATCTACATGAGCATTTATGGTCTACCTAGGAGTAGGATGTATTGGAATGGAAATACACGAGTAGAAAAGGTTGCACATGTTATGTCACGTAACAGATGGGAGGAACTGAAGGCCAACTTGCACTTCAATAACAATGATCACATGCCATTACAGAATGATCCAAACAAAGATAGGCTATTTAAAATCCGCCCACTAGTTGATGctcttcaaaacaaattcaaaaacattcctaTTGAGGAACAAATGCTCTGTGTTGATGAACAGATTGTGCCCTTCAAAGGCACATCTTTACTAAAACAGTACAACCCGATGAAACCCCACAAGTGGGGATACAAACTGTTTGTACTTTGTGACAGCAAGGGTCTGATTCACAATTTTGAGATCTACACTGGTCGCATACTACCTGCTACTTCCCTACCTGACATTGGAGctagttcaaatgttgttttacgacTGGTTGAACACTTGCctcgtaatgaaaacaaattcttaatcTATTTTGATAACTGGTACTCATCACCAGCTCTCTTAGTGACTCTAGCAAATATTGGTTTCCAATCCCTCGGGACCATTCGACTAGGACGATTTCCAGGCTTGTTGTTTTCATctgaccaagaaatgaaaaagaaaggcCGTGGGTCTTATGAGGAAAAAGAGGCAACAATTGATGGGGTAaaaattagggctgtaaaatgGTTAGACAATCGAGGGGTGTCTCTTGCGTCAACTTTTGAGTCTGCTTGCCCTATCAACACTGTGCAACGCTTTGACTCTAAAGGTCGTGAGCAGATTGATGTCACTTGCCCTAAAATCGTTACAACATACAATAAGTTCATGGGGGGAGTGGACCTTCTAGATGGACTTATCAGCTACTACCGAATTAATCTAAGATCTCGGAagttttatttgaggtttttcttCCACTTTGTTGACGTAAGTATTGTCAATGGATGGCTTCTCTTCAGACGAGACTGTCAACATAATGGAATTGCTAAGCAGGGAGTAATGGATTTGCTAGCTTTCCGGTGTGAGGTGGCCGAGTCTCTTTGTAACTTAGGAGCTGACCCAATAAAAAGAGGAAGGCCATCAACAGACAGGGTAGAGAacgaattttcaaagaaaaagaagaaaggtccATGTGTCAATATCCCTATACCAGATGTTAGAAAAGATGGAGTTGGACATTGGCCATCTGTTGTCGAAGATAGGCAGAGATGCAAGCATCCCTTCTGCAAGCAGAAATCATCCATTATGTGTGAAAAGTGTAAAGTTCACCTCTGCCTAAACAAAGGAAAGAACTGTTTTGTGGATTTCCACTTGTAA